CACGAAATCGTCGGCCATGCCGTGAAGTACGGCGTAGAGACCGGCAAGGACCTGGCGGAAATGAGCCTGGAAGAACTGCGCCAGTTCAGCGACCAGATTGAGCAGGACGTATTCGCCGTGCTGACCCTGGAAGGCTCGGTAAATGCCCGCAACCACGTGGGCGGCACTGCGCCGGCGCAGGTCAAGGCAGCCGTGGTGCGTGGCCAGGAACTGCTCGCCAGCCGCTAAAGGCTAAAAGCATCGCAGGCAAGCCAGCTCCCACACTTGAATGGGTTCACCCTTCAAAATGTGGGAGCTGGCTTGCCTGCGATGGCGTCATCCCAGCCGCCAAATTTCTACTTCTTGGCCGCAATCATCGCCATAAACGCCGGCATCGCTGCCTCCCTGTCCGCCGCAACCCTCTTGGCGTTAGGCATCTCGTGCAAGCGCTCCAGCAACGCTTTGGCCTTCGGCAAATCTGCCAGCAAATCCAGGCCAAACAGCTTCTCGCCCACTGCACAGGCGAGGTTCACGCTGTACATGAAATACAGATCGGCAATCGTAAAGTTCTCCCCCGCCACGTACGGCGCAAACTGGCCGTGTCGCCCCAAAGAACCTATCCCCAACAGCAACTCGGCCTTGGATTTTTCCTTGATCGCCTCCGGCACCGGCATTGCGAAGAACGCCTCGGCGAAACACGCGCGGGCGGGCAGTTCGATGTACAGCTCGATCTCCCTGCACAGCGCCAGTACCTGCGCACGCTGGAAAGGCTCGGCGGGCAGCAGTGACGGGCCTTCCTGGGTGTGTTCGAGGTACTCAAGGATCACGCTGGTTTCGTTGATAAACCCTTGTTTGACGCCCAGCACCGGCACTTTGCCGCGCGGGCTGACGGCCAGGGCTTCCGGGGTCTGGCCTGCATAAAACGGCACCTCTTCAAACGGCAAACCTTTCTCCAGCAGCGCCAGTTTGACCATGTTGTAGTAGTTGCTGACCGAAAATCCGTAAAGCTTGAGCATCGCGAATGCCTCCAGGCCGGGTGTGGGGTTGGCTGCAGAAGTTATAGAGCGTCGAACCCGACCTGACCAGCAGCATCACCCGCCTGAATGGGCGTAGACTGGCGCCCTTTCCTTGAGGAGCCCCGCCATGAGCGAGCCAACCGATATCGACAACGACGAAGAAGAGTTCACTGAAAGTACGCTGACCCAGGCCATCGAAAACCAGATCGAAAGCGACAACCCGCCTGCGGCCAAGGCCACCTACAACAAGCTGACCCTGGTCGGTTATGAGCGCGACGACATTTTGAACCTCATGGCCCACGTGCTGGCCGTGG
The sequence above is a segment of the Pseudomonas sp. R76 genome. Coding sequences within it:
- a CDS encoding glutathione S-transferase family protein, with product MLKLYGFSVSNYYNMVKLALLEKGLPFEEVPFYAGQTPEALAVSPRGKVPVLGVKQGFINETSVILEYLEHTQEGPSLLPAEPFQRAQVLALCREIELYIELPARACFAEAFFAMPVPEAIKEKSKAELLLGIGSLGRHGQFAPYVAGENFTIADLYFMYSVNLACAVGEKLFGLDLLADLPKAKALLERLHEMPNAKRVAADREAAMPAFMAMIAAKK